A window of the Scylla paramamosain isolate STU-SP2022 chromosome 34, ASM3559412v1, whole genome shotgun sequence genome harbors these coding sequences:
- the LOC135090210 gene encoding uncharacterized protein LOC135090210: MPFESIHESYINSHRPSLVSSLLPSSHPSLRPSLPASLLPSLPAALPPYLPPALGWLRLGASFSLSSRQCGSRRDGMRRPALAPPPFRDLACNYSQWESHSIVSGMRCATDKASRVALTLLLVLFMVYLVRNGSEDPAAKTLQLNLAEEKPAVQDNNDDLESPDTTARPSRPTPMAGLRPYTVIKNKVYYLDVTPPPTANGEAMLEHSEAKALKHLNYSKYNPEERQYLQGHVDVMVERAKQVKHACVNPPPSRHRIPNFVWDTNHNVIWCPNYKDQLLPVQFWPVTIFCFSLPLGTSY; encoded by the exons ATGCCCTTTGAGAGTATCCATGAGTCTTACATCAACTCCCACCGTCCCTCACTGGtctcctccctgcttccctcctctcatccctccctgcgtccttcccttcctgcttctctccttccatccctccctgcggccctccctccctatctccctcccgCGCTGGGCTGGTTGCGGTTAGgtgcttccttctctctctccagccgcCAGTGTGGTTCACGTCGCGATGGGATGAGGAGACCGGCACTCGCGCCTCCACCCTTCCGTGATTTGGCGTGTAATTATTCTCAG TGGGAGAGCCACAGCATCGTCTCCGGCATGCGGTGCGCCACGGACAAGGCATCTCGGGTGGCCCTCACcctcctgctggtgttgttCATGGTGTACCTGGTGAGGAACGGCAGCGAGGACCCCGCCGCTAAGACACTCCAGCTCAACCTCGCAGAAGAAAAACCCGCGGTTCAAGATAATAACGATGACTTGGAGAGCCCGGATACCACCGCCCGCCCCTCCCGCCCCACGCCCATGGCTGGTCTGAGGCCCTACACGGTCATAAAGAACAAAGTGTACTATCTTGACGTCACTCCCCCACCCACTGCCAACGGGGAAGCAATGCTCGAACACTCTGAAGCCAAAGCCCTGAAGCATCTCAACTACTCAAAGTATAATcctgag GAGCGGCAATACCTACAGGGCCACGTGGATGTAATGGTGGAGAGGGCGAAGCAAGTGAAGCACGCCTGTGTCAACCCGCCCCCTTCCCGCCACCGCATACCTAACTTCGTGTGGGACACCAACCACAACGTCATCTGGTGCCCCAACTACAAG GATCAGCTTCTGCCGGTACAGTTTTGGCCAGttaccattttctgtttttcgttGCCATTGGGGACAAGTTACTAG